Genomic segment of Salvia splendens isolate huo1 chromosome 12, SspV2, whole genome shotgun sequence:
CCCAGGCTATAAAGGGTTGCAATTTACTTTAACGCCCAAATCTCACGTGGTCAATCTTAATAACAACAAAAATCGGGAAGCAGCAAAACAATGAATTTGCAGTCACATGTTATTCAACATACATTTCCACAAGCAGATTGAGGATTGTTAATCTGGTCCATAGTAAGCCCAAGCTTCACTTTTTCCTCCTCTTCAGCTCTTCCACAAGTGCAGTTTTTGCAAGCTTTCCTTGTGATTCCAACTTCACAATCACCTATTGAGAAGCACTACACTGTCATCATTTGTCACATTCAACTATACATAGGACAATAAACAAATGAAGATGAAGACTAACTCGAGGGCAATTGGGGTTTTTTCAAATCCTCTTCAGTAAGAAGACTATCCTCATCAATCAAATCCTCATCATCATTAATTTGAACTTTTGGTAGAACTTGGGAAGTCTTTTTTAGGGCAAATGAAGATCCAATCTTCCATGAAGGCTTCTTACACTTTACCTGTCCATGTAAAATACAGTAAATTAATTCTAAGGATCCACATGTAGAAAGTAACATTTAaactcaaaaaataaaataataataataataatattgaacaATATAAACAAATGGAACAAGCCATAAAGGAAAAGCACAAAACAGCATCGACCCAGATTCCAAAAAAGATATAAATATGAGAACATGAAGTCAAGCAAGGGTTTAGGGAGAAACACACCCCAAAAGATTCCCTATCTATGTCCAGGAATCCAGCAAGAAACAAATCGCGTTCCAGAGAAGAGTTTTTCTGCAGGACAATCCAAGTATAATTATCAAATATGCTTAACACAGAAAAACCTTTTGGTGACTACATCTCCACCACGAACAAAGCGTATAAACTAACAAACTACCATTTGTTCCACAGCAGTTTGGGAATCCAAATAAAAAAGGAGAGTTCCTCCAGGTTTTAAAACTCTTGAGATATTCCCAAGCAACTGATCACTAGGAAACTCCAATGTTTTACAGAGAGATACAACATCATTTATTGATGAAGACTCCAGTGATGTTAGACCTGCCAACAGACATAAaaagaacacaaaaataaataaagtgagCTGCGGTGAAAAAACATTGAAATGGAAATACATTCGaaagtttaaaaaaaacaaaacaaccaaAGCTTCTATATCCTTCAGATATAAGATTTTTATTGAGGTGAAGGGAATTTAATCTAGTAATAAACAGGAGAACTCTTCTATGGCATTTTAAATCCACAGCACCAGCACTAGAGTCATCAATAGAGTTGGTAGACAGACTCCAAATCGATAATTAACACGATGTTATCAACGAGTAACTGTATTATATCCTCCAACATCAGGAATAAATGGCCTATACTACAAGTTGACAACATATActgatatacatatatatgcaaAGAAAACCAACTTTATTAAGAAATGTTTGCAGTAGAGGATTCAATGATAAATTGATAAGACATTTCTTCAATACAATATACTACTATAgctaaattaagaaaaatttatAAGCGACAATAACTTACTGTCTGAGGTAGCTTGAGTGATGATCAAAGGATCCACCTCTACAACTTCTTCCTTTCTCAGCTTCTTAATAGCATTGGATATTGCGGAAATCGACACAGCGACTTGATCCGTGATCACCAACAATTTATCCTGCCCCATTTTCGTCccctacaccaaaaatacccGAACGTAAACAGATCAACTGATAGAAAACAACGAAAATAGGTTATGCAAATGATAGCCGCACAAAAGCATGAACGCATAGgcaaaataaaacagaaattcAGCATATAAAAGGGGGGAAATCGCGAGGCAACTAGTGTAAACAATTAGTGGCAATTGAAACCAAAGCAGCTGAGGATTAATTGGAATTGCAAGCTCATACCAGGAAATACGAGCTCCAGAAGCAATCGGCGGTAGCAGGGAAATGGATTATCggtgaaatttctcaaatggtGATGAAAACAAGATGGTTTTTGCCGGCTGTGTTTAAATATTTTGGGAGTTTACAGTTTTAGGGTTTCTCCGCCGACTTACTTTGGGGATTAACTCGTATTTTTGTAAATTTCAAAGTCgcatttatatttgatttatgtatatttatataatatctTAATTACGATGTCATTCGAATTACTGATTCAACTAAAATCAATCAAGTAATATATTTAACTGATTCAAATCGACCTAAATTTGATCTtatagtaagagcatccacaatagcgcctagcgcaccgcttagccgagcgccggcgctagacggtgcgctaggcgatctattgcaaccgcctagcgctcggcggttccgtggcgctaggcggtgcgcagggcgatccgctcggcgctattgcagcgtccggatcgcctagcgcatcggctagcgcgaattttttttttccgaaacactatatatacgcgccttgcacgtcattttcattcgcaccacttgttttaacgagtactctctctatctaaatttctgtacaagatcaacaacggtaaatggatctcaacaacgagcctacttcagggagtagcgggtctcaaggtcaaactcccccggtccccgtgggaagtggatggagtcagatgccaccatactacaacatgtacccgtggcagtagatgatgcccgggatgccagccgggggggtttccggcgatgccggggtgggcacccgggatacagatgatgcccgggggggggggggggggggtaccggcgacgggGGGATCCCCGGCgacacaggggacgccgggggacgtctatcgccccagttttgatttttcgactggttcgtcgcacacatcgaccccaatgGAGGCGCAGTCGTTGCCCCAatttgacactttctccttcgatgaaTTGGGGTTagatcttctcggtgttccggatgctcccgttcaaacggggggcgcagggcggggtcgtggcgccccaaagaagaaaaacaaggggaagagggtcggcgagtcctcgcagccgggtgaggatgacagctcggtacggaggaggtggacggacgcggagaacgtcgcgctggccaaggcgtgggtgagtgtttgcgacgatcctctcgtttcgaacaacaagaggatcgtcaacttgtggggcaagatagcctACCAGgggttttgcccggaggggaggcgatgcaccggggaggattgccggaaggggtgggaccgaatcagggctgcggtctcccgattttcgggcttgtacaccaacgccctccgcatgaagAACAACggccaaacggaggaagactgcaggaggatagcggagaaagtctttcccctgaagggggtgtataaggacttcacctactggaactgctatcttgtgctgaacgactccgagaagttccgagtaggtgtcgacgctggctggtcGAAGAAGCAatgactgaactataccggtgatttcagcggcagcagcggtggttcccacgacctccccgagacggcccaggaggtcccgacccctcgttcgttcgctcgctgaactcgcccggttgggcacaggcgggtttaacgggaggcgaggggggtcgctgggggttcccaggaggtccattcggcatccccccttggccaatccacagcggatctcaaattcttcacgcgtcaacaaacgcgcgctcagatggtcaagacgatggccgaatggcgggcggcggtggaccccgtggagaagagtttgcttcaaacattgctcctgagcatgcaggaggatttggtGGCGGCACGAAGGGAAGCCGCCGAGAGTAgaggcggcgacggaggcggaggcgatggtggcgacggaggcggaggcgatggtgccGACAACGACGGAGGAGATGACGACGGAGACGACGACGGAgcagaggagtgaattattgtaattttttaaaattattgtacttttttaaattattgtactttttaaaattttaatagtattattaatgtttcccgtatatgtctcgtaaattaaattccgtatattgtgtgattgttaattattttatttttatataattgttattagtgatgtggctattgatgtggttgggctatttatgatgtggcaaggctattgctgggctatttataATGTGGCAGAagaagtttgtggctaggctatgactgggctattgttGGACTATTCttattgtgaatgctctaataGTTTATCTAAATTTCAACTGTGAAAGATAGTGATTATTTATCCATTTTGGTGGATTTTTTAATATGAAATGTGACTCTATTGTGTTCACGTCGCCATttctattagagcatccataacCGTGCTCTTgtcagcgagcacggttgtagGCCCGACGCCACTATTCCTGCCttctctctggcaagagcacaacacccacagctgtgctcttccgcaaggacgagcacaattcaatttaaaaatcaattaaacaaaaacatttctataatattaaaattcattaaaaaaccacaataaatattacaaattacaaattacaaataaaatgaaaagacataattaaaatcctaaaaattaaaaattacataattaaactcctaaaaattaaaaattacataattaaaagctaaaaatacccccgtggacgactactcatccggcggcactacccccaattgtctttggaggcccaatatcatggcctcgtgcgatcgaagttgcgagggggtcatagtggacctatcggccatattgagttagacaaaaagctgccacaacgagttggtggggggtggaggtggctcATATGGAACGGGAGCGGGAACTGGAGCATCGACGGTTGTAGCCGCGGCTcaacggcggttggccgccgccttcttccttccatgcggtcggcgttgggaaccgctcgggccggcgtcggagctactcaagttagctccgacgagttggctagccacttcttcggagccggcgtcggatagggataccgaccttgaccatTTGGAGGAGCCgttagaggaggatgttacgcctcccatatacttcgggtgccgtcacgtcgcctgctcgctggcacggactcGCTCTTCGcagcgagcagcgccgtgccaacagcgcgagcgcagcggcggtagcttgtccgtgccagcggcacggacggacgaacgccgtccgtccaccaCTGCACATGCTCTTAGTCTCTCTGTGAGATAAGTGATTTCGTATTTTTTATTAGAATGCATCAGATTAAGtgatacttttattattttggcaaaaaattactactttattttattatgttatattattccttttttattttattttattttatttctcttttttattttctctactttgTATAACTAagcatcaatttttttattttcggaCCCATCACATATTTTGAGACAGtacaactttttttaaaaatgaaattattaataatgtatagggtagtgataaatgTGTTACTGGTGAACAAACATAACATTCAATTTCAAAAAAGAGAGATATAAAACGTGCCAAacatcaaaatataaataattaattattaagtgTCCCCAGATAAGAAAAAACATGTACTAATAAAATTACCTTATAACGAAAATTCATCCAGTACCTGGATGTATATTTGAATCAATTTGtagtttaattttagaaaaattGATCACCGTTTtccatgaaaaaaataaaacaaattatggATTCAACTGCCATATTGATTAATAAAAGGTTCAAAGTCTTAAGTTCCGTTTGAAATGTAAGTCTCCCTCCTAGCACATCTTAGAATATTATATGTTCATTTAAATTTTGATCCCTCTATCCCTGCCATTTTATACTTGATTTATACCATAATGTgttcttttatattttgttcATTAAAAGGCACATATATGTGTTTATACTTAAATATCATGTGATTAAGAAGTAGCCACAACATCCATCtttgattattatttattataaaattcgtATTCAATGTTAAAGATCAAATTTATTTACATACTAATTTTATGCGAATATTTAGTAATGTGACATGTTGAAATTTGCATAAATACAATCTCATCAAAAGTAAAACAAACACGGAAggaataaaaagacataataaaTCTGCATTATGATCGAATATGTGTATCCAAAGTGAACCTTCCTTGTTTAGCGACCAAGCATGTAAGTGTCACATTATACATATCTTCAATGAACGACCATTACaaattatagtaaaaaaatGGTGTTCATAATGGAAATttatgtttacaaattacaagttgAAATATTAGAAACAAGGATGATGTGTTGAAAATCAGTATTGTATTCATTCAACTTCTATGTTTTTGGCATAATATACATGTCTTTAAATAGGCTAAGGAATCCCTATAGATGACAAGATTTTTCCTAAACATGGAAtcaataaatatacaaaatcaAGGAATATATCAATTTCCTAATTTGTGTGATTTCCTTCAATCTTGTGATTTACTTCCAACACTCTGTGATCATCCattcttaacttgcccaatactttACGGAAGTTCCTTGCATCGACAGCTTTTGTGAGTATATCTACCAATTGGTCTTCTGATCTCACAAAAGGAAGTTCTACTGTTTTTGCCTCTATATtgtccttgatgaaatgtcgatccaccTCGACATGTTTCGTGCGGTCATGCTGGACTGGATTCTCGGATATACTGATTGCCGCTTTATTGTCACAGAACAACTTGCACGAATTTTTGGAGTTCAAATCCAACTCAGTCATCAATTTCTTCAACCATAGAATCTCCGTCAATCCACTTTTAATACCTCGAAACTCAGCTTCAGCACTCGACAAAGCTactaccttttgtttctt
This window contains:
- the LOC121759713 gene encoding anamorsin homolog, which translates into the protein MGQDKLLVITDQVAVSISAISNAIKKLRKEEVVEVDPLIITQATSDSLTSLESSSINDVVSLCKTLEFPSDQLLGNISRVLKPGGTLLFYLDSQTAVEQMKNSSLERDLFLAGFLDIDRESFGVKCKKPSWKIGSSFALKKTSQVLPKVQINDDEDLIDEDSLLTEEDLKKPQLPSSDCEVGITRKACKNCTCGRAEEEEKVKLGLTMDQINNPQSACGNCGLGDAFRCSTCPYKGLPKFKLGEKVALSGNFLASDI